From a single Planctellipticum variicoloris genomic region:
- a CDS encoding DUF1501 domain-containing protein has product MKVFEFSTPEAATRRSFLTQSGLGLGAIAASTLLSENARAASLTSGAAPHFPARAKRVISLFMHGGPSQLDLFDHKPDLRQRHGQELPESVRNSQRLTGMTSGQKSFPITASQFNFIRQGDNGAWISELLPHTAGVVDRIAIVRSLYTEAINHDPAVTLLQTGHQQPGRPSFGAWSSYGLGAETADLPAFVVMISRGSAARPADPLYARLWGAGFLPSNHQGVALRSAGDPVLYLSNPAGLNATLRRDQLDLLADFNRRALAREHDPEIATRIAQYELAYRMQTSVPQLTDLSGESREAFDLYGPESSRPGTFAANCLLARRLVERGVRFVQLYHRGWDQHYNLPSDLRLQCRDVDQPAAALVHDLERRGLLDETLVIWGGEFGRTAYSQGALEPTNYGRDHHGGCFTMWLAGGGIKPGVVYGRTDDFSCNVVEQPVHVHDLNATLLHLLGIDHSRLTYRFQGRDYRLTDVHGKVVQGLLG; this is encoded by the coding sequence ATGAAGGTTTTTGAATTCTCAACTCCTGAAGCAGCAACGCGGCGGTCCTTCCTGACGCAGTCCGGGCTGGGGCTCGGCGCGATCGCCGCTTCGACGCTCCTGTCGGAGAATGCCCGGGCCGCGAGTCTGACCTCCGGCGCCGCGCCGCATTTCCCCGCTCGCGCCAAGCGGGTGATTTCCCTCTTCATGCACGGCGGCCCGTCGCAGCTCGATCTGTTCGATCACAAACCGGACCTGAGACAGCGGCACGGACAAGAGCTTCCCGAGTCCGTCCGCAACAGTCAGCGGCTCACGGGAATGACCAGCGGCCAGAAGTCGTTCCCCATCACCGCATCGCAGTTCAACTTCATCAGGCAGGGTGACAACGGAGCCTGGATCTCTGAGCTCCTGCCGCATACGGCAGGCGTTGTCGACCGGATCGCGATCGTGCGCTCGCTCTACACGGAGGCGATCAATCACGACCCCGCCGTGACGCTGCTGCAGACCGGCCACCAGCAGCCCGGGCGCCCCAGTTTCGGCGCCTGGTCGAGCTATGGGCTGGGCGCAGAAACCGCAGACCTGCCGGCCTTCGTCGTCATGATTTCCCGGGGAAGCGCCGCCCGACCGGCAGATCCCCTCTATGCCCGGCTCTGGGGAGCGGGCTTTCTGCCCTCGAATCACCAGGGGGTCGCGCTCCGTTCGGCCGGCGATCCCGTCCTGTATCTCTCGAATCCGGCAGGACTGAACGCCACTCTGCGGCGCGACCAGCTCGATCTGCTCGCCGATTTCAATCGCCGCGCGCTCGCCCGCGAACACGACCCCGAGATCGCCACCCGGATCGCCCAGTACGAACTGGCGTATCGGATGCAGACGTCAGTCCCTCAACTGACCGATCTCTCGGGGGAGTCTCGCGAAGCATTCGATCTCTACGGTCCGGAGTCGTCGCGCCCTGGCACGTTCGCGGCGAACTGTCTGCTTGCCCGAAGACTGGTCGAGCGCGGTGTGCGGTTCGTGCAGTTGTATCACCGCGGCTGGGACCAGCATTACAATCTGCCGAGCGATCTGCGTCTGCAATGCCGCGACGTCGACCAGCCCGCCGCCGCCCTCGTGCACGACCTCGAACGCCGCGGACTGCTCGATGAGACGCTCGTGATCTGGGGAGGCGAGTTCGGACGCACCGCCTACAGCCAGGGTGCGCTCGAGCCGACGAACTACGGTCGCGACCATCACGGCGGCTGCTTCACGATGTGGCTGGCAGGGGGAGGCATCAAGCCCGGCGTGGTCTATGGCCGAACGGATGACTTTTCCTGCAACGTCGTCGAGCAGCCCGTCCACGTCCACGATCTCAACGCCACACTGCTCCACCTGCTGGGAATCGATCACAGCCGTCTCACGTATCGCTTTCAGGGCCGCGACTATCGACTGACCGACGTCCACGGCAAGGTCGTGCAGGGGCTGCTGGGATAG